gaggagttttcACTGTAATTGGGTTAAGTGTCTACAAAGTGAAAAAAGCAGAGCTAAGTTCGACAGTTAAAATTTTAACATCAGTGTAGACTGATAATCCAGGTTAAATTAAGTGTGTCTTGACTCCACTACAGACATCATAGTGGTTGCTTGTTTACTTTAGCATGTGAAAACTttgtaaaaactaaaaatgtaaacaataaactaaagaaaaaaatactgatAAAAATGGAAGTGAACTGAAGTGGactgtatataaatgtaaaaagaaaagttatgtgattttcttctattttggaaataagtgtactactactactacaacagaTTTAACCCAGATTATATCTACCCAGGGTTAAAATGACCCACGTTTAGTAGTCCATTTTGATCAACCTTTTACTTAAAATTTCGAAACAGAGTAATACCATGAAACCAACCAACTGACTACAGCTGATTTAaaattttagggttagggttaaagttaaaaaaaaaattgttaaacgataccattagagcacatatatttattaatcatcagctattggatgtcaaacgtattTGGCTGACATATACTAGTCTTTGAAAGAAAACCtgttgtatcttttatatacactttcccacagacatgacagcacatgataccacagccgttgatatatcagacgtggttcactggttgggaCGTGAAAACCCCCAGAGAGTGGGGCCACTGAGGCGATTCCATCCTACAACACAAGCACCCCAGATGAGCACTTTAATGACTGGATCCCGCCCCAGGTTAGTCCCGCTTTCCATTAACGTCAttctgtgtgtgttgtatcatgCGTGGAAATGTGCTTTTCCATAATTGTGCTTTCGCAAATGGATTACTATATAAACTTTTACGTTGTCAGTGTAGCCTACTTTAAGCTGAAAGTAAATGCTTCACGTTATGACATCACCACGCTGAAAAACTTGAGTGGGGGAAAATTCACTCATCGATTTGATTTTTTTCAACATGCTGAAAACCTGTGGCTgaatccagggcttctagattatggtagccgcactgccatggctaatgatattcaatgttgggctggtaaataactactattgtcatgcctggCAGCTAGTGATTTTTGTTGGTTAAacgttgcagttaagtctattttgtaaatatgaatatccttcccccatcccaaccccccaatgttagtgtttttaagctctatcatctgattattattattatttagttcaattttattaacttaaagtaaagtagggctagtaaatttatAATTGTGgctagaaaaaaaatgtaatcactgatcccatggctggtGGATTTGATAACAATTATAGAAGCCCTGGCTGAATCACGTACACtggcatttgtgttatatttagaagttaaaaactttctttaaaatatttgtttcaccgccacagtacaatggaacagtaaacgtgttactactgaaagttattttaattttaatgttttttaaactcaagaAATGAGCACATTTTTAGTGGGACCCCCCTGTATTTATTGACCTGCATGATGGCACATAAGTCTgtgcagcaaacattaaaacaaccacttctgtcacTGATGTTTACAGAAGTAGCAAACAAATATTGAATCCGACTTTTTGTaagttctaaacaacaaacaattccTGTTATAGTatgtttcagaaacatttagattacgcaaatgagataaatataaatggtgttctaTGCATgatgctccttagtttggacaacacaaaatgacaatataaaaaaagccaatgtaaatttttttatcattattcatCAAAAGTTATTTGTTATTAactgtaaatgagcacaaatagtggtcgttagacatataggacaatcaatgataattttgaaagagactatagctaaaataggccatgctgtaagtgcagaatcaaagtctgtgtgcagccattttgcattgtgtcactctgagggaaattcaaagtatgcttggatgtttacgttaacagataaaataaaacattcatttcatttatggattcataaattacaataaggtatgtattgaagcttctatataaacttgtgtaagttgatatacaaggttgatcattacagcgTTGACAGAaagaaagcaatgttttatttaacgatgcactcaacatattttatttacggttatatggcgtcagacatatggttaaggaccacacagattttaacctgctgtcgccactacatggactactctttctattagcagcaagggatcttttatttgcgcttcccacaggcaggatagcacaaaccatggcttttgttgaaccagttatggatcactggtcggtgcaagtggtttacacctacccattgagccttgtggagcactcactcagggtttgaagttggtatctggattaaaaatcccatgcctcaactgggatccgaacccattacctaccagcctgtagactgatgaccTAAcctcgacgccaccgaggccggtacaatgttgacagacacgtgttgacaggtgatacaaaaacacattgatcgaggctggcaaaagtatacttttagtgcattaattcagatgttttttcaatcaaattgttatctaccagttttatacatatattcacaatcaagatgtgttgttttaacaatagTTTTATGCATTAAATTAatgctgtttgtttgtttacaaacatatccCAAAACTAAGTGATTTGTTTCAAAACATAATGTAACATAATTAATgtgcgcagacttttgtgccatgcagactaaggtgacatgagtgtatatgGAAAAGGTCTTATGTAAATGTGTTGTATGGATCAACTCACACGTGATAGTGTTAATAGAAAGCAGGCTTTGGGGTTTGACTCAGAGTGAGGTTACTTCTTTATAGTAATATAATGGTGGACCAGGCAGATATCTTTCTATCACCactcccaccccaaccccaagtCGCCGGCATCTTCCGACGCCAGTGTAAACATGACAGCTGGAACTTTTGACATTCACATTGCTGCTTGCAAGCAAAGTTGTTGCCATGGCCCATACTATAGAGGGTTCCGCGATATGTgctaaaaatagcaatattacCCATACCTCTGTGCGGCCGGCTATGGTGGTAGGCAAACAATAGCGTTTCATTGTTGTATACAAATACGAGCTTCGCAGTTTAAGATTTATAACTTAAGtccttttaaatattatttttttactgttagtAGACGCTGCATTATTTTGATAACATGCAGGATTATTTAAATAAGACGGCAAAAAGCAGATAAACGGATAAGTGTTGATTTTGTACGTTTCTTGCTACTTGGAAAcaagtagtgggtttcctttctaagactatttgtaaaaattaacaaatgtttgacatccaatagccggtgattaataaacaatatgctctagttgtgtaTTTTGAATGGTGTTAATTAAATGACTAAtgacatttttactttttggtGGAGGACATAGtcagggttgggttttttttaaactgttccaAAActgggcagcacataccactcatATGgtaatcaatttgttttaattttatttgcgCACAAGTACTAGGTAGAACACAGGTGACCGATATTTCTTACACCATTACCTAGTTGATTAACATGTTTCGCCCCTCCCAGGGCTCACCAGTGCAGCTAGGGTTATTCACTAATCAATGCCTGAAAATTACCAATATCTCAACAGTGACTAGTAATAAACTGCAAACATGtttggaggattatttttgttaatatatagagTTCTTTTTGGAGATAATAATTTTTCAAGTGAATCTGTTTTGAATGTATTTTTTCCCAGGGTATTCAGATGCTAATTATAAATgacctaataaaacatatttacaggtgTGTGATGGCATTTCCATTCTTCAGTCAAATGGAACAACTGATGGGTACATATTTGTAATGGCACAACACGCACACAATTTTATCAAAAACTGGGTTTGAACTGTCGGTTTTTGTTGTAAGATAATCAATAGGACATGTCCTAGGTCCGATCAGTTTATAGCTGAAACTTaaaccaaaatgaaaagtttgggCCAAAGCCTCCTTCGTCTTTCACTTTTTTCTTTAGTTTCTTCACCCTGGTGCATGATAATGCTaggaagcccccccccccccccccccccccccccaaattaaaaaaaatcctttattgTCTCTCCCGTAGCGGGCATTACAACTGACAATGCCACAAGTAGTCGGCATTATGTTGGTTCAGGATGAATGAAATCTAACAAAAAGATATGACAAGTAGGCCTAGCtattattctcggaaccggcgtgatgtcacacggcctagttaccgatcatccgggtctttgggggtgaagcaaagccttagtgattactgttttacatagaataaagttatcatattaactttttgcatgccttgcatattgtcatttattttttgtagcTAGAACATAGTTGCAACATGTCTTATGAGTATTATAGCAGCATGGGTTgtcatataagagaaacgaacgggaatctgaattagtacAGTCTATATTTATTACCGACATGTTTCCGTATAGCTTATATTGTCGAGGGGACCTGACTagaggcaggttgggcagaacaatttttgttgatgcaattttcagataatattaattataaattttaacaactttgaaatgataattattcatataataattatgatgagggctacaaaatatataatttgtatgtataataatacaatttatatgcatgattcaagataattatttttatgatttaacataattattttatttcaaaatagaatgtaataattaaacaattgcaaagttgttactttacaactttaaattacagtattattattgtcattcttattatatagatgtattggcaacTGAAAATGTTctactgaatacattcttttattcattttaaaaaaaacccagtttcttgaaataatgattttttttttttcacgaaTATGAAATTATCTCATGTTGGCCTTCCTTACTGGTTGAATGCAGGcgaaaagaaaatagcaataataaaatatagccaacctcagaccttgtcatctaaggggagttatatatatatatatctctctctctctctagctacccatcactcccctgagattagttcaaggagaataatatatagctccctttggtatgtgaatattaatattttaaattgcaccccataatctaagttagggtagcaattaataactcccatattattttcatgtcagGGTCTACAACCTACTAAAACATAGTGTTACCTCATCGAATAAACATacaactgttttaataatagggtttaacatggtatatttattaataaaacacaaaaacttatctgagtaaataatggttaacacatacacacacacaaatatatatatatatatttattgttgttttatatctgaatgaatgaatgtttaacgacaccccagcacgaaaaatacatcggctattgggtgtcaaactatggtaatgcaaataaataaagtgatgatcaacatcaatataaaaattcaaggtttaaacaaaaacagtgtaaagaactgtgcaaaaatacaaatacaaatatcacagaattttacggacaccgaattttactctaaacttcaatttgtgctgtattggccattctcaaagagaatgttacacccctgcaccacgatgaggttacagcacgcgcaggggttttATATCTAGTCGGTGGACATTGCAGATTTTGTCTTGGGctgtattaaaattgttattgcaattaaaatttaagtaatatgtacaaaactaatttttcatAAGATACAGGTGGAGAAAGGAGATGGGGCAATTATAATGACTGTTAGTAAACTGATCTGTATCAATATGCCTTCtgctagactacacatatttaacctaagttgcttttaaccagggttaaattacctcttgTATAGATGCACTTgtgtagcatattcaaggaaaatgtatgaatgagatggttaaatgcCATAGTATTCTCCATGTGAAACtgtttttagaaaggaaaccaaatatcaaatatggcgatgaccattcattttattgcaaataattgcTGAAGCAGATTGTATGCAcaagtgcacacacacacacaatccgaAGAACTGCAGAATATCATAAAACGACAAGTAGATGCAAAAAGGTAAGTCCTTTAACTTGAACAGAAGCAAAATCCACAAATGTGtcacaaccaccaaattacattgattcataacagagtaaattaaaaaaaaacccagaaacatatataacatatatgtgtgtgtgtgtgtgtgtgtgtgtgtgtatgtgtgtgtgtatgtgtgtatgtgtgtgtatatatatatatatatatcttatgcatgtgtatgttatgtatgtatccgagatacaagtatacctttattgtttaatacattatacatttgggctattacacgtcCGCAGGTAAAATATCTGGAGTGGGGTAGGGGCAAAATCTTGAGTAGTAGGGACAATCTTGGTAGGGGGAGaagccatatttatatataaaatagtagaaaacctatatttttgtactgcaggcctgctacagacagTGACACATTTGCACACACatcaaaaaaaattttaaaaaattaaaaaaaaccttgtataataaattattattatgtgtgtgtgcacataaTTGAACtgcatatacttttattttaaaaataaaaataaacaaataaatagatGTAGTAGGCGaagatggcaaaataaatataagtatAAGAGAATGTCTTGATTGAACttaaaattagattaaatgaaaaatgaagaccacacaaatttgatgataaaaagagtatactcttttattcaagaactggatgcatccgGGTTTTTTAAGGTTTTTTCATGAAAGTACCATATAACTGGAAATTTTTgaggatttttattttcgtgggtttcgagggtaagtagtcagcatcgaaaatataaatccttgaaaatattttgaaaacatcaacaaattctatctaaaatatttattgtgaaaaacataacacactgacaatttaccggaacattttatttcctgtcatgcgGTCCACCGGATACGACAAGATAATAGTATAGTCAAGACAACAagttagaatttttaaaaaggtattgtCTGAATCTCACTGTGTGTAGAatataatgaaacattttttaattttgtatattgcttTTGTCAATGTCCGCCCGCACTGCATCAGTGATTCCGGTGTGGatgaatgcagatttcaacatttcctggCTTGTTTTCAATTCTGCCATAACTTTCATAATCCACCTTGCATTAATTGGTTTTATCGCCGAAGTACGCATTTCGATCTTGATGTCTGTTACACCTTCGCCGTCTTTCATAGCCAGGGAAACCTGCTTTGAATATCATGTGGTGAACTCAGACTTCATGGCGTTCTTAAGTGGTTTGTTCACATATACATCGTAATtggctttacacaaaatcaaagactgtgatcagtTGTCTGGCGAATAGTAGTCAGTGGCCAATTAGGCTACAGCTGAGtgttctattgtttaactttacatGTCGGTGGTATCGAACAACTGGCAGCCGAGgtgaaactttaatcaacaGTAACAAGTATTCTTGCAACTAGACTTGTTAAAactcaaaaataaaatcactttcaatttagatttggcaaacgacgaaaataagaaaccttgaaatgtttttataccccaaaccacgaaaatttccggttatatggtagatggaattgtgtattttatttacagtataatgtggaaatgttatcaatgcacatgctttaaccattttggttgctattaacgtcggttaaaacaatattttttttaacatcaagttatggtttatgcagccaactgcacaacatgttttaGGCATCTTGGCCGTTAACTGATGTAAATGATCGACTGAAATCGACtaaattcactatcaaaccatacgtaactaaggagaagcttcacgTCACGTCACAAACAATGGCGGATAGGGCCGAAGTACCCGTACGTTCGGTTCCGAAAATTAGGTGTTGATGCCTTCCAACATGGCCGACCGTTATGGATCGTGGGTAATCTAGAATGACGTgtacggtctcactacacagatcacttccgggtgacagttcattcatcacggtccactatagttcctaattgggacacatgttatggttcacatattcacttctaggaaatggtgaagaattaaaacaatatgtatgtttaatggtaagccttctggctgtattttgcccatgttattttgtaatactgtaaatcagaaaatattagcgaccttaaaatttagcgaaatcTGTATCagtgacatattagcgacataaaACGTTAGCGAGGTCGTCatatcaaacattaaaaaaagcgTAGGccgttttttgtttggtttttagaCTGACTGGTGACAAGAACACTCGATAATTTTTGATGTTGTGCAATGCGCACTATTTCCGGTTTGAAATATAGCCTCAAACGTCCAAGTGACGCTCCTTGTCTCcaacttaattttaataaaaacattacagtgttaTACGTCTAAAATAATTAGTATTGTTGTCTGTATTTATTGCCTAATCTATAGCCTATTGTTTGTCCAGTTAATCGCCGACGAAAACAACCACACATAATCAGTccaatgaaaatgtgttttcgGAGTAGTCTATTGTGCGTACAGGGGTCGTAAGCTGTTTTTTCACTGAGACGTACTAGTAATCAATGCTCTGGTACTTTTCTCACTTtgtcaaataaagaaaacaatttatttttaaccacaATTATGTGTCTTTATTGCTAAAAGTTACAAACATTGAAACTATAAGACTGTATTCATAATACTGACATTTCGTTTTGCTTTGCTGCGACACTGCACCGGATGTgacaatagttttaattattgtgcCACGAACGGTAGTGCACGTAGGATATGTGACGACTTTTTATTTGCCTTGGTTCTGAAATTCAATTGAATTGTTCACAATTGATTAATTCAAatcattataaaatatgtataggagaagccatgtgtttagggaagtgacgtcacgtatcagcatgcacgcgcatctggtaggcagaagtctatcataatggccattagtaacaaagggaagtagcgtagcgtgaatagcaaagaatggccaaaacgtgcttaaattaccgcttgtagcacgggaacgctattctacatatatatatgtacatatagatacacatacacataaatacatacacacacacacatacatatacatatacatatacatatacatatatatatatatatatgaacatttattacaaatgaacaaccagtagacaatatgtagacagtagttatatatataacacatcagacttgtctactggttcatttgtaaggcttttcatcaacaataaatttaagcaagtatcttattagaaaactttacaaaaactttaaaactattaattttatcaagtccttttttattccttaaacttgctaatatcggatacatattaacacattgtattaaaatggaggaacctaaatttaatttccatacatgttccatgaccacacatacatcgtctagctacagcgtccctttttaaatattagtacagaacttagccttttaaaccggatacatctcaaatttacttggtccctcacctttgcggttccatcttcagaacattttgtagcattatttttatatatatatatatatatatatatatatatatacataaaaattgccattaatattttaatcgcctaatcccatgcaggccaggacatagtttaatacgcagtcgatctaggattgattcctgttggtggtcctatagggctatttctcattccagccagtgctctacaactggtgtaacaaaggctacactatttattatcctgtctgtgggctgatgcatataaaagatcccttattgttaatcggaaagagtaatccattgtgtgacagcagcaggtttcctccttaATATCATCTGTGTGATCCCTAAACATGTCCGACTCtatatatccgtaattaaaatgacttgagtgcattgttaaataaaagattccttcctttcaaatctaaaacagtgtcagttacctttgacaagaggcacagtttcgaaggctatcactttcaacctgattaataaaccagttaaaacaacaaattactgtaaatggtaacaatacaatgttttaattaagacacacattaacacaatgcaaatatcatttgatcattggtttataatgataatagaaaaagaaaataataaatatgtgttgtctattgtttctcgatataattttattgattttgtaaagtctgtttttattagaaaatagagatcgtggtaaaaaaagattaaatccaagtgttatcaatgtcatcatcacatactgaatagccccaataatattgcatatggtagtttggaaagtcagtgtgttatcaatgtcatcatcacatactgaatagccccaataatattgcatatggtagtttggaaagtcagcgtgttatcaatgtcatcatcacatactgaatagccccaataatattgcatatggtagtttggaaagtcagtgaaaaaagttctggtatccttcttatgcacagaaacatgagatactgtagaaaagaatcgctgaatccgataccagtgttctccttagcatcccttaattcaccCTGAAACTTAAACACCCTTAATTCATCGTGAAAGGCCCATTTTTCATCCAAGAGTTGCCGGTTCtctttttgtccataaacagggatcactgatacctagatgaaaattggtaaatttctatgatatatatgtatgaaagttttatattgtgtacatattaGTACTAGTAACTATAGCATTTTTTGACTGTATCATGTAAGCCCAAGATGTTGGTCAAGgacatatatattgaatattattgaaatatttgaatacacataaatgtatttgtgaagacatattgacatctgtcactgatgacaataatacttataaatacaatcacctccccttttctttttaataaaatatggtggctatcaccaacttgtggatcaatatccagttttttattattattattattattattaatttatttttaatcccaaacaaatgatttaatacatctgatatcccaccctgaaatgtttataccttttattttattattaaaaaatcaacttacacattacaaatacacctgtggatcacttcttcaataaaaaaagtaaaacattataattaacatataatataattaataaatggaaatatttcagaaccattttcatatgaaacaatatatatgtgcttgattgcacacacacacaaacacacacacacacagctccctgttatttaattaaaaatataaatactccagccacctacatattttatggcataatacaatataaaatatattcggatttttgttttacccactataatggatctgtcaatacaaacaaaaagttacataaaacgtttgtcgattgactgggtaggcctactgttcacagggtatctttgtttccatgtcagtttggtgggggcttttattggtattattttttattttattatcttttcaattttcattttaataaatactgacgtgtattagtattacgaatgaataacatacaacaaaccttgtataaaatgacgatctccgttgggggatgggcaaagttgattgttgtcagctttaactgttccgacgtttcgcttccactgtatttgatgaaactaatttcataatccttactacagtgacttgtgcatctaacaacaacgtatgaaattaccatgacaaaataccattcatcaaaactagtctacactgatttaattgacggaaaaacattcgattgttcattactactaatgccagtattgtcaactggtttcttgcctaccagcgctcacgcggtaccacgtgatcaaaacatgtgacgtcaccgtggcttctcctataCGTTTTAAGacttgtttgatttttgttttaatctgactttagtttatatttagtGTCATGAAATGTTAGCGTTTTGTATGGCTTCGGTAAATTCGCGAATATTTTATGCTCGCcaacattttctgatttacagtattgtGCATCAACCTtctgggacatgggtatatagcacaagtgacagccggagtgaattggttaatgaaccacctgttcggaccggtactacagccagatagcaaaaaactgagacggaaatgttctcaattatggagtgaaaataaatgcttatataatgtatgttcgcaatggtgtatgttgttagtgccaacgagaacccgttcctatgggcaatcttcgattgaagttgggcagtttaacatgggtttcaatggcagatgacatctgtgtagtgagacctaacccTCTATACTCATAGGCCTATCTCAGTAactggttaaaaataaaatcgttAACCAGATTAATTAGCGAGTGATTTTACCTGCACAGCCCAGTGTAATTCAGCACACCCAGTTCTGTTTATCATGCTGTCAACCggatcttcatcatcatcttcttcttttggCCGTCGAGTTCGATCGTGACCCAGGCCGGGGGTAGCCATTATATCGGTCGTTGAAAGTTCCTCACTTCTTATGGGAAGCACCGCAGAAAATGTGTAAACGTGACCGTACAAAAGTACATTTATGATGAAATGTTTCTGtacaaataacataaataaataaataaataaataataaatgaataaataaataaatgactgaaCACTGTTTGATTCCtttattataatgttaataatatcgATGGGAAAATCCCCAGAATATATGAGTGACGGATAAGTTATTTCCCTTTTCAGTTTCATGTAATGTTACATGGATAGTTCATCAGATTTCATCATGACATCGTCTCCTAAAGCAAGAATTTTATTGCAACAATGTTTATCAGCTAGACTTCAAGTTGAACCTCCAACTGACCAAAAAGAGGGAGTATTTGTTG
This DNA window, taken from Gigantopelta aegis isolate Gae_Host chromosome 4, Gae_host_genome, whole genome shotgun sequence, encodes the following:
- the LOC121371664 gene encoding cytochrome c oxidase assembly factor 4 homolog, mitochondrial-like, which encodes MATPGLGHDRTRRPKEEDDDEDPVDSMINRTGCAELHWAVQECMAEKKDWRKCQPEVQKFRDCIENSMLEKQKS